The following are encoded together in the Panthera leo isolate Ple1 chromosome B4, P.leo_Ple1_pat1.1, whole genome shotgun sequence genome:
- the CSRNP2 gene encoding cysteine/serine-rich nuclear protein 2, whose amino-acid sequence MDAFTGSGLKRKFDDVDVGSSVSNSDDEISSSDSADSCDSLNPPTTASFTPTSILKRQKQLRRKNVRFDQVTVYYFARRQGFTSVPSQGGSSLGMAQRHNSVRSYTLCEFAQEQEVNHREILREHLKEEKLHAKKMKLTKNGTVESVEADGLTLDDVSDEDIDVENVEVDDYFFLQPLPTKRRRALLRASGVHRIDAEEKQELRAIRLSREECGCDCRLYCDPEACACSQAGIKCQVDRMSFPCGCSRDGCGNMAGRIEFNPIRVRTHYLHTIMKLELESKRQVSRPPAPDEEPSPAAGCSLTGAQGSETQDFQEFIAENETAVMHLQSAEELERLKAEEDSSGSSASLDSSIESLGVCILEEPLAVPEELCPGLTAPILIQAQLPPGSSVLCFAENSDHPAASAVNSPSYLNGGPLVYYQVEQRPVLGVKGEPSAEEVPPSFPKEKDLNVFSLPVTSLVACSPTDPAALCKSEVGKASTLEALVPEGCNPDEPESEDFRPSWSPSSLPFRTDHEEGRVVEKTSQQSEDRPPEDSSLELPLAV is encoded by the exons ATGGATGCATTCACGGGCTCGGGTCTCAAGAGGAAGTTTGATGATGTGGATGTGGGCTCATCAGTTTCCAACTCCGATGATGAGATCTCCAGCAGTGACAGTGCTGACAGCTGTGACAGTCTCAATCCTCCTACAACTGCCAGCTTCACAC CCACATCCATCCTCAAGCGGCAGAAGCAGCTGCGGAGGAAGAATGTGCGCTTTGACCAGGTGACCGTTTACTACTTTGCCCGACGCCAAGGCTTCACGAGTGTGCCCAGCCAGGGTGGGAGCTCTCTGGGCATGGCCCAGCGCCATAACTCCGTGCGCAGCTACACGCTCTGTGAGTTTGCTCAGGAGCAGGAGGTGAACCATCGGGAGATTCTTCGTGAACACCTGAAGGAGGAGAAGCTCCATGCCAAGAAGATGAAG CTGACCAAGAATGGGACGGTGGAGTCAGTGGAGGCCGACGGCCTGACCCTGGATGATGTTTCAGATGAAGATATTGACGTGGAAAACGTGGAGGTGGATGATTACTTCTTcctgcagcccctgcccaccAAGCGGCGCCGAGCCTTGCTGAGGGCTTCGGGGGTCCACCGCATCGATGCTGAAGAGAAACAGGAGCTTAGAGCCATCCGCCTGTCACGGGAAGAGTGTGGTTGCGACTGTCGCCTGTACTGTGACCCAGAAGCCTGTGCCTGTAGTCAGGCTGGGATTAAATGCCAG GTGGATCGCATGTCCTTTCCGTGCGGTTGTTCCCGGGATGGCTGCGGGAACATGGCGGGGCGCATTGAATTTAATCCGATCCGGGTCCGGACTCATTACCTCCACACCATCATGAAGCTGGAGCTGGAGAGCAAGCGGCAGGTGAGCCGCCCGCCAGCCCCGGACGAGGAGCCCTCACCCGCCGCCGGTTGCAGCCTGACGGGAGCCCAGGGCTCCGAGACACAGGACTTCCAGGAGTTCATTGCTGAGAACGAGACGGCGGTCATGCACCTGCAGAGTGCAGAGGAACTGGAGCGGCTCAAGGCAGAGGAAGACTCCAGCGGCTCTAGCGCCAGCCTGGACTCCAGCATCGAGAGCCTGGGCGTGTGCATCCTGGAGGAGCCGCTGGCCGTGCCCGAAGAGCTGTGCCCGGGCCTCACAGCCCCCATCCTCATCCAGGCTCAGCTGCCCCCGGGCTCCTCGGTCCTGTGTTTCGCCGAGAACTCAGACCACCCGGCCGCCTCGGCAGTGAACAGCCCGTCCTACTTGAACGGTGGGCCCCTGGTCTACTATCAGGTGGAGCAGAGGCCAGTCCTGGGGGTGAAAGGAGAGCCTAGCGCGGAAGAAGTCCCGCCTTCTTTCCCCAAGGAGAAGGATCTGAACGTCTTCTCTCTCCCGGTTACCTCACTGGTGGCTTGTAGCCCCACAGACCCAGCTGCCCTGTGTAAGTCAGAAGTGGGGAAAGCGTCCACCCTAGAGGCGCTAGTGCCCGAAGGCTGTAACCCTGACGAGCCTGAGAGCGAAGACTTCCGCCCCTCTTGGTCCCCCTCGAGCCTCCCCTTCCGCACGGACCATGAAGAGGGCCGTGTGGTGGAGAAAACCTCACAGCAGAGTGAGGACAGGCCCCCCGAAGATTCTTCCTTAGAACTCCCTCTGGCAGTGTGA